DNA from Rosa rugosa chromosome 6, drRosRugo1.1, whole genome shotgun sequence:
AACTTCAGACTCACAATATTATCATTGTCAGACACATTAGGTGTCAAGGCCCCCACAATAACACTTGCTTGTCCTTGTCTCCAAACACAGCGCACAATTGCCACCTTATTCTTATCTTTCATTGCTCGTGCCAAGGCAGAAACAGCAAGAATGGCCCTTGTATTACCCGGTTCAGGAATGAAAACGTTGACATCTTTCATGTAATAGTGTCTTTGATGTATGTGTATGTACAGGGAAGAatcccccccaaaaaaaaaaaggaagcacAATATTATCACTTCAACTGATATTTTAAAAACTAGCTATATGTATACGAATAAAATGGAGACAACTTTACCGCATTATATTTTGAGCATCAGAAAATCCCAGAAGTTTCACACTTTTTTCTGGTTTGAACTTGACAGCATCCCATTCAGCAGATGATATGGGAATTACTTGAGGTCCATAACGATAACCTTTAATCCTCTGTTCTGGAGGTACAACTTTACTCAGATCTTCAGCACTCTTATACTCAAAATCCACCTTGACTTCATGTGTCGCAAATTTATCTGTTGGAGCGGCTTTATCAGAATATTTCTTCAGAGTGGGAAACTTGTCTTCGGATGTTTTCTTGTAAACCCATACCTAATAATCATTAGAGGTATAAAGAAGATGCATCAAAAGAAACTCTTAAACCATAATACTTGGAACATATTTCGAATCTCTGATACACTATCTTCCAgacttttaatattttattcaGAAAACCAGCACAGAAGAGAAACAAAATAGACTACTTAAGACATGCAAGAATCAACATCAAGTGATTAGATGAGGAGAATTACAATTAATAGACATTATTGATTCAAGACTGACATCAAGAACATTAATAGTAGCAACGAACAATGTtatgcaaaataaaaaataaaaatctcaccttaatcttcattttgGGGCTCAGCTCAAGATCACCCCTGAATATTGTAACAGGAGAAACTTTTCGAGTTTTAAGAGCACCTAGCAATGAGGTTGGAGTCTCAACATGTACCAACTTTGCACATGTTCTCTTTGAGAATATATCCAATAGATGATCATTCTCATCCATTATACTTTTCTTTGCTTCCCCAGTAAGCCCTCCTCTTATGACTATACTTTCCAATCTCATGCCTTGTGTATTCATATGTCTGGCAATGGTGATAACTTGATCTTCTTTAGTTCCATCTTGTGGAGCTTTAGTGGGGAAGTGTGCATTCGTAAATAGACAAAGAcgtttttttcctttgtttgtttCTCCATATTTCTTTATCAGCATATCTATCCCAACAATTACAGCATCAAGAACTACCAGAAAGTCAAGGGTGCCAAGGACATGAAAATAAGAACATAATCTAGCACTTGTAACTTTGTAAGTTTATCTGTACTTACAGGATGCTTTCCTTCCTGAAACAATTTCTCATACTATTTTGCCAAAGTGCATCTCAAGAAACAATTTCGTGCACATAAACTTTAGTAATCATGAACCACATTCAAAATGTAATTTTTGAATGTCAAGAGGCGTAAGAATGGAAAAGCGTCATGTAGAAGGTGCAGTACAAGAAAAACTGCCACTACAAGTTTTGAACACTAGGCTAAGCGCAGATGTAGAACCACGGAAACCACTGGAGAATAAAAGGATACAATCACCATTATGAGTTCCTCGTGGGAGTTGTTCCACAGCCTGAATAAGATGTTCATCAACAACTTTGATATTTTGTAAAACCGTTGTATGATCATATCCACCGACTTCCCTTGTTAGCTCATTTTCAGTGCCTGAGATCAAATCAAACCATTATACTAACGCTACCCAAAATAGTTACACCAGAGCGTCTTTCAGTCAGCTACTAAGGAGTGAATTcagtacatacatacatatagcATTACTGAAAGACAAATAGCAAGAACATATCACAGATAAATCAAGTACAATGTTGTCATTGTGCTAAGAGCTAAACAAAGACAGTACCTTCTGTGCCGAACAAAACAACTCCTACTTCATCACTTTTGCTGTAAATGAGCTGCAACACAAAAAGCAACAAGCAAATTAGACAACATTGTAAAAAACCAGCATTGCTCTGAACCACCAACCATTGActggagagaaaaaaaaaaaaaaaaaaacggctTCACCTTCTTCTCCACCAGCATAGAGCAAAGCTTCTCTATCTCCGGAAGAGCTTTATGCATCGACGGGccaacatcaatcaacaaaacCGTACCATCCTAATCCCAAAATACACCAAAAATTAACAACAAATCAACTTCAAAATAAAACCCGAAAAGTGAGTCAAGTGCCAAACTTTCAGAGAACCCAGATTTTATATTCACCAAAGCAATCACATTTCATGAAAAATTGAGAGAACTGACTCAAATTCAATCAAACTCACAGGGTTTTCATGAAACTGGGAAAGTCAATAGCATCAGcttaaaaccctaaacccttacACAGATATTAGAAACTAGTTAAGGGTTGGAGAGATTTGGTTACCTTGCCTCGAGACATTGGTAGAGGGATTTGGAGTAAAGCTTGTTGGAGAAGTTGGGGTTTGCTCTTTGGTGGTGTCACTTCCCGCTTTGGGCTACGAAATCGGCAATTTATGTAATATTGCCCCGTCAGATTTCTTGTATTCCTAATTCGTCCCCTATACTTTTTAAGAATTGTATTTCCggccctcctttttttttttctttttcatgacGTATGGCACGTTTAATAAAGTTATAAACTGCCCACAAGGCCACAACAATTTATAATCTCAGAGTTttagtcttttctttttgttgtgaatttatttctctttttttttttttttgacaaagtaatagagatttcatttaatcccaaagccagaacggcacatacaaataagccctatatgcttgtaccctacatcagtggtcaagcaggtaaaggaatacgggtaccatccactagtacaatgaAGTTCACTTATTTGAAAGCCTACAAACTATGACAATtccatcaacacaaagaaaactattgtgaatctcccttcgtcaatgcactcaattgtggtactccggAAGATTCATTAACTAGGTGTAAAAAGAACCCATAGCTTGTAGACTAGAAACACACGAAGTGTCCTGATTGGGCCGAAACCCACTAGGTTCCCCAAAATGTAGGGAGTTATTTAGAAAAAACTAAATCTGTAGCAATTAGGCaaaatttagaaagaaaaaaacttaaaaacTTAAATGAGGCCCAAGAGGGCAGCCTCAAGGAAGGTCAACTCCAAGCCCAACAAAACTGGCTTGACCCAGGCCCAGTCATCATCTCTTCTACCCTGCAATTGAAACGAAGCCGCAGCTCAACCGCTGCCACGCCTCCATGCCGCGCACCACGACTCGTGCCGCCTTGATTCCTACCGCcacgaccttcgtcgtcatcagAATCACACGACCCGACCCATGCCGCCATGGATTCATGAAAGCAAAAAGCTAGGCAGCCCGACCGCAAACGTATCAGAGATCACACACAGGAATCCACCACCACACCACCTTGCCAAGATTTGGAGCCAAACCTCCCAAGAAGAACAGTCCCCGAGCAAATAGTCCTCGTCCGGCAGCCGACCACACACGTCAGAGAAGCCAGAGGCCAGCCCAGACGGCTGCCACCACCGGACGAGGTTAATCTCACCGAATCAAAAGAGTCGGCCTTTAGATGCCGCCAAGGCTTAGGGTTTTCTGCTTTAGTGGCATTGGCTGTAGTTGCAGTGTTTTACCCACCCAACAATCTTTATAGAATTTGTGAATTTATTTCTCGAAAGGTTTTGTTGTGAATTTATTTCTCGATAGGTTtagaaagatttttttttttttttttatagtaaaGCTTGATTTCTTATAGGCACGGGATGTAACTGATTCAATCTGATAGTTTCGtaagttttaaaaaaaattatag
Protein-coding regions in this window:
- the LOC133714984 gene encoding ATP-dependent DNA helicase 2 subunit KU80, with translation MSRGKDGTVLLIDVGPSMHKALPEIEKLCSMLVEKKLIYSKSDEVGVVLFGTEGTENELTREVGGYDHTTVLQNIKVVDEHLIQAVEQLPRGTHNGDFLDAVIVGIDMLIKKYGETNKGKKRLCLFTNAHFPTKAPQDGTKEDQVITIARHMNTQGMRLESIVIRGGLTGEAKKSIMDENDHLLDIFSKRTCAKLVHVETPTSLLGALKTRKVSPVTIFRGDLELSPKMKIKVWVYKKTSEDKFPTLKKYSDKAAPTDKFATHEVKVDFEYKSAEDLSKVVPPEQRIKGYRYGPQVIPISSAEWDAVKFKPEKSVKLLGFSDAQNIMRHYYMKDVNVFIPEPGNTRAILAVSALARAMKDKNKVAIVRCVWRQGQASVIVGALTPNVSDNDNIPDSFYFNVLPFSEDVREFQFPSFNNFPAAWQPSEQQQEAADDFVRMFDLAPSGKQEVLPPDLTPNPVLERFFRHLELKSRDPDAAVPPIDETLRKISEPDKELIAENKSVIDAFRSRFELKENPKLKKSSRRLLKEKPSVSDEREDPMDISDQTNSNEHTSGIKVTKIGDSAPVQDFEAMMSRRDSPEWVGKAIKDMKNKIHDLVEDSHEGDNYPKALECLVALRKGCILEQEPNQFNDFLRSLCKFCQEKYLSSFCEFLATKKLTLIPKTEAIDSEVTDAEARSFLVKSEPKLE